From Desulfatiglans anilini DSM 4660, one genomic window encodes:
- a CDS encoding class I SAM-dependent methyltransferase, with product MGLIFGQETSELYESWYLSPHGRAVDQSIERLLRSQIRPKSGDRVLDVGCGTGHHILNLARLGLDASGVDASPYVIRRARERLGPGVELLTGYAEDLPFDDNAFDVVVLINTLEFLDNPLAALREAGRVAHRRVFVGVLNSLSWVGLIKRIQGYMGDPVFRRAKFYHLWQIKSLMQAAFGDVPISWGCINIGPAFFGRSESQGDQSPFGSFLGVSATMTYRLRTENVPLTVRIKNGQRSLVSVRTAGEINRKTGDWVDERSLPL from the coding sequence ATGGGACTCATCTTCGGCCAAGAGACCTCCGAACTTTACGAATCCTGGTACCTGTCCCCTCACGGGCGTGCAGTCGATCAATCCATCGAACGCCTCCTCCGCTCTCAAATCCGCCCCAAATCAGGCGATCGGGTCCTGGACGTCGGGTGCGGGACGGGGCATCATATCCTGAACCTCGCGCGGCTGGGACTCGATGCCTCCGGTGTGGATGCCTCCCCTTATGTCATCCGGCGCGCACGTGAAAGGCTCGGCCCAGGCGTTGAACTCCTGACGGGCTACGCCGAAGACCTCCCTTTCGATGACAATGCCTTCGATGTCGTTGTGCTGATCAACACTTTGGAATTCCTGGACAACCCCTTGGCGGCGCTTCGCGAGGCAGGACGGGTCGCCCATCGCAGGGTGTTCGTCGGCGTCCTGAACAGCCTTTCCTGGGTGGGCCTCATCAAGCGGATCCAAGGGTACATGGGCGATCCGGTTTTCCGCCGGGCAAAGTTCTATCACCTCTGGCAGATCAAGTCCCTGATGCAGGCGGCCTTCGGAGACGTCCCCATTTCGTGGGGCTGCATCAACATCGGGCCGGCCTTTTTCGGCCGCAGTGAATCCCAGGGGGATCAGAGCCCTTTCGGTTCGTTCCTCGGAGTCAGCGCCACCATGACCTATCGCTTGCGCACCGAAAACGTCCCGCTCACGGTGCGGATCAAGAACGGACAGCGCAGTCTGGTCTCTGTCCGGACTGCCGGTGAAATCAACCGCAAGACAGGAGACTGGGTCGATGAAAGAAGCCTACCTTTATAA
- the amrS gene encoding AmmeMemoRadiSam system radical SAM enzyme, translated as MKEAYLYNGLEDERVRCALCNHRCVIKPGKRGICGVRENRGGTLYSLVYGKVIAAHTDPIEKKPLFHFLPGSLSYSIATVGCNFRCRFCQNADISQMPAETGRIEGKDTTPEAVVEAALASGCESIAYTYTEPTIFFEMAHDTALLADSKGLKNVFVSNGYMTPECLEFIHPHLHAANVDLKAFTDRFYKEQCGAKLAPVLKTLETMKRLNVWLEVTTLLIPGHNDDPGELRELADFLVNLDPYIPWHISRFYPTYKLLDAPPTPPETVRRARDIGYEAGLKYVYTGNLPGDMGEKTYCPDCGELLIDRVGFRVGGMRIKDGKCAQCGGRLAGVWTH; from the coding sequence ATGAAAGAAGCCTACCTTTATAACGGCCTGGAGGATGAGCGGGTCCGTTGCGCCCTTTGCAACCACCGCTGTGTGATCAAACCGGGAAAACGCGGCATCTGCGGCGTCCGTGAAAACCGAGGGGGGACCCTCTACAGCCTCGTTTACGGAAAGGTCATCGCCGCGCACACGGACCCCATCGAGAAAAAACCCCTTTTTCATTTCCTTCCCGGGAGCCTTTCCTATTCGATCGCCACGGTCGGCTGCAATTTCAGATGCCGTTTCTGTCAGAACGCCGATATCTCGCAGATGCCCGCCGAGACCGGCCGTATCGAGGGAAAGGACACCACCCCGGAGGCCGTCGTCGAGGCCGCGCTCGCAAGCGGTTGCGAATCCATCGCCTACACCTACACCGAACCGACGATCTTCTTTGAAATGGCCCACGACACCGCCCTGCTGGCGGACAGCAAAGGCCTCAAGAACGTCTTCGTCTCGAACGGGTACATGACCCCTGAATGCCTTGAATTCATCCACCCGCATCTCCACGCCGCAAACGTGGACCTCAAGGCCTTCACCGACCGTTTTTACAAAGAGCAGTGCGGTGCCAAGCTCGCCCCGGTCCTGAAAACCCTCGAGACCATGAAACGTTTGAACGTCTGGCTCGAGGTGACGACCCTCCTGATCCCGGGTCACAACGACGATCCGGGCGAACTACGGGAGCTGGCCGATTTCCTCGTAAACCTCGATCCCTACATCCCATGGCACATCAGTCGCTTCTACCCGACCTACAAACTCCTGGACGCCCCTCCGACCCCGCCCGAAACCGTGCGGCGGGCCCGTGACATCGGCTACGAAGCCGGTCTGAAGTACGTTTACACCGGCAACCTGCCGGGTGATATGGGGGAGAAAACCTACTGCCCCGACTGCGGCGAACTCCTGATCGACCGCGTTGGGTTCCGGGTCGGTGGCATGCGGATCAAAGACGGGAAATGCGCCCAATGCGGCGGCAGACTCGCCGGCGTGTGGACGCATTGA
- the truA gene encoding tRNA pseudouridine(38-40) synthase TruA gives MPERNIKLILAYDGMNYHGWQRQKNGVTIQEVVEEKLARMLGEPVAVIASGRTDAGVHAMNQVCNFKTGTTLDAWIVRKGLNALLPKDIRVLGAEDVPFSFNARYSARKKRYRYCIFNGEVHDVFLRRTAWHIPQPLDAERMRGCLALIVGTRDFSSFRAAGSSNRNPVRTIFKADLLIEANRLWTIELEADGFLRHMVRNIVGTLVSAGRGKLTSGEFEGVLEARDRRAAGATAPAHGLFLVDVTY, from the coding sequence GTGCCCGAGCGAAACATCAAACTGATCCTGGCCTATGACGGCATGAACTACCACGGGTGGCAGCGTCAGAAAAACGGCGTGACCATCCAGGAGGTGGTGGAGGAGAAACTCGCCCGGATGCTGGGGGAACCCGTGGCCGTCATCGCCTCGGGGCGCACCGATGCCGGTGTCCACGCGATGAATCAGGTCTGCAATTTCAAGACCGGCACCACCCTGGATGCCTGGATTGTCCGCAAGGGGCTGAACGCGCTCCTGCCAAAGGACATCCGCGTTCTGGGCGCCGAAGATGTGCCCTTTTCATTCAATGCGCGCTACAGCGCTCGGAAGAAGCGGTATCGTTACTGCATCTTCAACGGCGAGGTGCACGATGTCTTCCTGCGGCGAACGGCCTGGCACATTCCGCAACCGCTCGACGCGGAAAGAATGAGGGGCTGTCTGGCCTTGATCGTGGGGACCCGCGACTTTTCATCCTTCCGAGCGGCCGGGAGTTCCAACCGCAACCCGGTGAGAACGATCTTCAAGGCGGATCTACTGATTGAGGCGAATCGGCTCTGGACGATCGAACTCGAGGCCGACGGATTTCTGCGCCACATGGTCCGCAACATCGTCGGCACCCTGGTGTCCGCCGGGAGGGGTAAATTGACGTCAGGGGAGTTCGAGGGCGTTCTGGAGGCCCGGGATCGGCGGGCGGCGGGGGCTACAGCGCCCGCCCATGGCCTTTTCCTGGTGGATGTGACTTATTGA
- the rpsI gene encoding 30S ribosomal protein S9 has protein sequence MAEGTWYATGKRKTAVARVFMRPGTGQIIINKKPVQEYLVQESDRSTVLEPLKAAELMDRFDLYVNVRGGGVAGQAGAIRHGISRALVSGDPELREVLKKRGFLTRDSRMKERKKYGQPGARARYQYSKR, from the coding sequence ATGGCAGAAGGAACATGGTACGCCACAGGTAAACGGAAAACGGCCGTCGCGCGCGTGTTTATGCGCCCGGGAACCGGCCAGATCATCATCAACAAGAAGCCGGTGCAGGAATACCTGGTGCAGGAGTCCGACCGCAGCACGGTCCTGGAGCCGTTGAAGGCCGCTGAGCTCATGGATCGCTTCGATCTGTATGTGAATGTGAGGGGCGGCGGCGTCGCCGGCCAGGCGGGTGCCATCCGGCACGGCATCAGCCGCGCCTTGGTTTCCGGCGATCCTGAGTTGAGGGAAGTCCTCAAGAAGCGGGGCTTCCTGACCCGTGATTCGCGTATGAAAGAGCGGAAAAAATACGGTCAGCCCGGTGCGCGTGCCCGTTATCAGTATTCCAAGCGGTAA
- the rplM gene encoding 50S ribosomal protein L13, with product MKTFVAKEHEVNKKWVVVDAADHVLGRLATQIAMRLRGKDKPIFTPHADTGDFVIVVNADKVLMTGHKWDQKFYYRYSGYIGGLKAISAGKLREKRPEDLVRFAVKGMLPKGPLGRRQLKKLKVYAGPEHPHQAQQPDQWEI from the coding sequence ATGAAGACGTTTGTCGCGAAGGAACACGAGGTCAATAAGAAGTGGGTCGTCGTGGACGCCGCCGATCATGTGCTGGGGCGGCTTGCGACCCAGATCGCCATGCGGCTCAGGGGCAAGGACAAGCCTATTTTCACCCCGCACGCGGACACGGGCGATTTCGTGATTGTGGTCAACGCCGACAAGGTGCTGATGACCGGTCACAAGTGGGACCAAAAATTTTACTACCGTTACAGCGGATATATCGGCGGGCTGAAAGCCATTTCCGCCGGGAAACTCCGTGAAAAAAGACCGGAGGATCTCGTGCGTTTTGCGGTCAAAGGGATGCTTCCCAAGGGCCCCCTGGGGCGCCGTCAGCTCAAGAAGCTGAAGGTCTACGCCGGCCCGGAACACCCGCATCAGGCTCAACAACCCGATCAGTGGGAGATCTAA
- a CDS encoding acyl-CoA thioesterase: MENHQIIVDDLTVRFRDVDAMGHVNNAVFLTYFEEGRSAFLARVLEIVDPSEYPFILARISCDYITPLKLGDRIAIQVWIGRVGKKSFVFKYRIVKRGDPDTIYAAGESTMVLFDYKENRTVPISPAFLERVQAYCEEL, from the coding sequence ATGGAAAATCATCAGATAATCGTAGACGATCTCACGGTGCGTTTCCGGGACGTCGATGCTATGGGCCACGTGAACAATGCCGTTTTCTTGACCTATTTCGAGGAGGGGCGAAGCGCTTTCCTTGCCCGTGTGCTGGAGATCGTGGATCCGTCCGAGTATCCCTTCATCCTGGCGCGCATCAGTTGCGACTACATCACGCCCTTGAAGCTGGGGGACCGGATCGCCATCCAGGTCTGGATCGGGCGGGTCGGGAAAAAGAGCTTCGTCTTCAAATACCGGATTGTGAAACGGGGTGACCCCGATACGATCTACGCGGCGGGTGAATCGACCATGGTCCTTTTCGACTACAAGGAAAACAGGACGGTTCCCATCAGTCCAGCCTTTCTCGAAAGAGTGCAGGCATACTGCGAGGAACTGTAA
- the tsaA gene encoding tRNA (N6-threonylcarbamoyladenosine(37)-N6)-methyltransferase TrmO, which translates to MNHTPDAHWPDMHLHPVGIVRSDITSPVLAAGDGDLELQEKKEAIRQHHEQVEGGVCELVIFPDFAELLEGIEDFSHVMVLYWPHLIDPSKRQLRKVHPMGRKDLPLRGIFSTCSPARPNPILVSVVPLLERDGNILRVKGLEAVDGSPIIDLKPFVEPSHGAKNPKVPEWMSRIHRDLGLETKEKA; encoded by the coding sequence ATGAATCATACACCGGATGCCCATTGGCCGGACATGCACCTCCACCCCGTCGGCATCGTACGCAGCGACATCACGTCGCCTGTGCTTGCAGCCGGCGACGGGGACCTCGAATTGCAGGAGAAAAAGGAAGCGATCCGCCAGCACCACGAACAGGTGGAGGGCGGCGTCTGCGAACTCGTCATCTTTCCCGACTTCGCCGAGTTGCTGGAAGGCATCGAGGATTTTTCGCACGTCATGGTGCTTTACTGGCCGCACCTGATCGACCCATCGAAGCGGCAGCTGAGAAAAGTCCACCCCATGGGCCGCAAGGACCTGCCCCTGAGGGGCATCTTTTCCACCTGCAGCCCCGCAAGGCCGAACCCGATCCTGGTGTCCGTGGTCCCGCTGCTCGAGCGGGACGGCAACATCCTGCGAGTCAAGGGGCTGGAGGCCGTCGACGGCAGCCCGATCATCGACCTCAAACCGTTTGTCGAACCTTCCCACGGAGCAAAAAACCCCAAGGTCCCCGAGTGGATGAGCCGCATCCACCGGGACCTCGGCCTCGAGACCAAAGAGAAGGCCTGA
- a CDS encoding mechanosensitive ion channel family protein: MDKYLEIGYWSSLASNGWAWVVDQVFTAQTLMEAAVIVVLIPTAFLLVRPVKKRLELRAAVPEGQGGFFERFLSAFAHVVPFLAAIFILYAVRAVFLAYDLTGPLLSLVARLLTAWVMIRFTASILGGARWGRLIAAGAWTLAALHILNLLGPAMVLLDRIGVDLGGIRISVLLVIKGMIVLTVLLRLALGAAGLFEKRIHTLQDLTPSVQVLLSKALKVTLLVIAVAVAFGSLGINLSAFAFIGGAVGVGIGFGLQKVVSNLISGIILLMDKSIKPGDVIEVGNSYGRIKSLGARYVSVLTRDGFEYLIPNEDLITHQVINWSFSNNLVRLKIGVGVSYDTDIHRAMDLMVAAATGIPRVLAKPGPSCRLTGFGDNSVDLELRAWITDPANGVANVSSDLRLAIWDTFKAHNIEIPFPQRDVHIKEAPLHAHTLSSA, from the coding sequence TTGGACAAATATCTCGAAATAGGCTACTGGTCATCGCTCGCCTCGAACGGGTGGGCGTGGGTCGTGGACCAGGTGTTTACGGCGCAGACGCTGATGGAGGCGGCCGTGATCGTGGTCCTGATTCCGACAGCGTTCCTCCTTGTCAGGCCGGTCAAGAAGCGCCTCGAACTCCGGGCGGCTGTTCCGGAGGGACAGGGGGGCTTCTTTGAGCGGTTTCTGTCGGCGTTCGCCCATGTCGTCCCTTTTCTCGCGGCCATCTTCATCCTTTACGCCGTGCGTGCGGTCTTTCTCGCCTACGACCTGACGGGACCCCTTTTGAGCCTTGTGGCTCGCCTCCTTACAGCCTGGGTCATGATCCGTTTCACCGCCTCCATTCTGGGAGGGGCGCGGTGGGGCCGCTTGATCGCCGCCGGCGCCTGGACCCTGGCGGCCCTGCATATCCTCAATCTGCTTGGACCTGCCATGGTTCTGCTCGACCGGATCGGCGTCGATCTCGGCGGCATCCGAATCTCGGTCCTGCTGGTGATCAAGGGAATGATCGTCCTCACGGTCCTGCTGCGATTGGCCCTTGGAGCTGCGGGGCTGTTCGAAAAGAGGATTCACACCCTTCAGGATCTGACGCCGTCGGTCCAGGTCCTGCTCAGCAAGGCGCTGAAGGTCACGTTGCTCGTGATCGCAGTGGCGGTTGCCTTCGGCAGCCTGGGCATCAATCTTTCGGCTTTCGCCTTCATCGGCGGGGCTGTGGGTGTCGGAATCGGGTTCGGTCTTCAGAAAGTGGTCAGCAACCTGATCAGCGGGATCATCCTCCTGATGGACAAATCGATCAAACCGGGCGACGTCATCGAAGTGGGAAACAGCTATGGCCGCATCAAATCCCTCGGGGCGCGCTATGTATCGGTGCTTACCCGGGACGGCTTCGAATACCTGATACCCAATGAGGATCTCATCACCCACCAGGTCATCAACTGGTCCTTTTCGAACAACCTGGTCAGGCTGAAGATCGGCGTGGGCGTCTCCTATGACACGGACATCCATCGAGCCATGGATCTGATGGTGGCGGCCGCCACAGGCATCCCCCGCGTCCTTGCAAAGCCCGGGCCTTCCTGCCGGCTCACGGGGTTCGGTGACAATTCGGTGGATCTGGAACTCCGTGCCTGGATTACTGACCCCGCCAATGGCGTGGCCAATGTCAGCAGTGACCTGCGCCTGGCGATCTGGGACACCTTCAAGGCCCACAACATCGAGATCCCCTTCCCCCAGCGCGATGTGCACATCAAGGAAGCGCCGCTCCATGCACATACCCTTTCCTCTGCATAA
- a CDS encoding MoaD/ThiS family protein, translating to MIKVRIKSFYAVGSTEKLQAALGGGDELVLEVAPGSTIADLLQSIPGIGDPEEFEDMMLHVFIDGRVHGFDHVIQPGEVLDIHIPVSGG from the coding sequence ATGATCAAGGTCAGAATCAAATCGTTTTATGCGGTCGGATCCACCGAAAAACTTCAGGCAGCCCTCGGCGGTGGCGACGAACTGGTTTTGGAGGTGGCACCCGGCAGCACCATAGCCGATCTGCTCCAATCTATCCCCGGCATCGGGGACCCTGAAGAATTCGAAGACATGATGCTCCATGTCTTTATCGATGGGCGGGTGCACGGCTTCGATCATGTGATCCAGCCCGGGGAGGTATTGGATATACACATCCCGGTTTCGGGGGGATAG
- a CDS encoding peptide chain release factor 3 produces MNPATAAYRVSKNTLLHTEIQRRRTFGIISHPDAGKTTLTEKLLLFGGAINMAGAVKARKASRHATSDWMAIEQQRGISVTTSVMKFNYRDYEINLLDTPGHQDFSEDTYRVLTAVDSAVMVIDGAKGVETQTRKLMEVCRMRNTPILTFINKLDRQGMAPLDILADIEENLQIECVPLSWPIGMGKRFKGTYNLYRKELNLFKPGEERISEDILTIRDLDDPLLDEVLGTQAEELREDVALLEGAADPFDLQEYLKGSQTPVFFGSAINNFGVREMLDAFVEIAPAPQPRPTTTRTVHPEEELFSGFVFKIQANMDPAHRDRLAFLRVCSGRFERGMRARHHRIGKDIQIANPIIFMAQDRALVEEAWPGDIIGIHNHGTIKIGDTFSEKEPLQYTGIPNFAPEHFRRVRLKSPLKAKQLQKGLTQLAEEGAVQVFRPLNRNDFILGAVGALQFEVTVARLKAEYGVDAAYEPIGYNTARWIDCPDKVRLKAFETANRAQLARDTGDNLTFLAEGEWEIKFVAERWPEVTFLKTREHL; encoded by the coding sequence ATGAATCCAGCCACTGCTGCTTACCGGGTGTCGAAAAACACCCTTTTGCATACGGAAATCCAACGCAGGCGCACCTTCGGCATCATCAGCCACCCCGATGCCGGCAAGACCACCTTGACCGAGAAACTGCTGCTCTTTGGCGGCGCAATCAACATGGCCGGAGCGGTAAAGGCCCGTAAGGCCAGCCGGCACGCCACCAGCGACTGGATGGCCATCGAGCAGCAGCGCGGCATCTCGGTGACGACTTCGGTCATGAAATTCAATTACCGCGATTACGAGATCAACCTGCTCGATACGCCCGGGCACCAGGACTTTTCAGAGGACACTTACCGGGTGCTCACCGCAGTGGACAGCGCCGTCATGGTCATCGACGGCGCCAAAGGGGTTGAAACGCAAACGCGTAAACTGATGGAGGTTTGCCGCATGCGCAACACCCCGATCCTCACCTTCATCAACAAGCTCGATCGCCAAGGCATGGCGCCGCTCGACATCCTGGCCGACATCGAGGAAAACCTGCAGATAGAGTGCGTCCCGCTTTCATGGCCGATCGGCATGGGCAAGCGTTTCAAAGGAACCTACAATCTTTACCGCAAGGAACTGAACCTCTTCAAGCCCGGCGAGGAAAGGATCTCCGAAGATATCCTCACCATCCGCGATCTGGACGACCCGCTTCTCGATGAGGTCCTTGGCACACAGGCCGAAGAACTCCGTGAGGACGTGGCCCTTCTGGAAGGGGCGGCCGACCCCTTCGATCTGCAGGAATATCTCAAGGGCAGCCAGACACCTGTCTTTTTCGGCAGCGCCATCAACAATTTCGGCGTCCGTGAAATGCTCGACGCCTTCGTTGAAATCGCCCCGGCGCCCCAGCCGCGCCCGACAACCACCCGCACCGTCCACCCTGAAGAAGAGTTGTTCTCCGGATTCGTCTTCAAGATCCAGGCGAACATGGACCCGGCCCACCGGGACCGGCTGGCCTTCCTGCGTGTCTGCTCGGGCCGCTTCGAGCGCGGGATGCGCGCACGCCATCACCGGATCGGGAAAGACATCCAGATCGCCAACCCGATCATCTTCATGGCCCAGGACCGGGCCCTGGTCGAGGAAGCCTGGCCGGGGGACATCATCGGCATCCACAATCACGGAACCATCAAGATCGGCGACACCTTCTCCGAAAAGGAACCCCTTCAGTACACGGGGATCCCCAATTTCGCCCCTGAGCACTTCCGGCGGGTGCGCCTGAAGTCCCCTCTCAAGGCCAAACAACTTCAGAAGGGGCTGACCCAGCTGGCCGAAGAAGGCGCCGTGCAGGTGTTTCGCCCCCTGAACCGAAACGATTTTATCCTCGGTGCGGTCGGAGCGCTCCAGTTCGAGGTGACGGTCGCCCGCCTCAAGGCCGAGTACGGCGTGGACGCCGCCTACGAGCCCATCGGCTACAACACCGCCCGATGGATCGATTGCCCTGACAAGGTCCGGCTCAAGGCCTTTGAAACGGCGAACCGGGCGCAATTGGCACGGGATACGGGAGACAACCTGACATTTCTGGCCGAGGGCGAGTGGGAAATCAAGTTCGTGGCCGAGCGCTGGCCGGAGGTGACCTTCCTGAAGACCCGGGAGCACCTCTGA
- the thiS gene encoding sulfur carrier protein ThiS, which translates to MKITVNGMMEQLPDALDIVQLIEYFKEGDKHLIVEHNGRFVYPQDYEHVRVEDGDRIEFINPNFGG; encoded by the coding sequence ATGAAGATCACCGTGAACGGGATGATGGAGCAGCTCCCCGACGCTCTCGATATTGTGCAGCTGATCGAATACTTCAAGGAAGGGGACAAGCACCTCATCGTGGAACACAACGGCCGGTTCGTCTACCCGCAGGATTATGAGCATGTACGGGTGGAGGACGGAGACCGGATCGAGTTCATCAACCCCAATTTCGGCGGCTGA
- a CDS encoding HesA/MoeB/ThiF family protein: MVKDFAETEVARYGRQLIMPEIGRKGQDRLSRCRVLIGGVGGLGSILAYQMAACGVGSLRIVDRDCVEMSNLNRQLIHTTADIDRPKVLSAEEKLRALNPHCRIEAVQAEIHVGSAARFADGCDLLLDGTDNLAARKALNRAAVQAGIPFIYGGVEGFGGMLSSFIPGEGPCLECLFPMEDRPSGRTIGVLGAVPGVIGSLQSIEAVKILLGLDGILKERLLIFDGRNLSFREIKVKRNPACAVCGGCSNH, translated from the coding sequence GTGGTCAAAGATTTTGCTGAGACAGAGGTTGCCCGCTATGGGCGGCAGTTGATCATGCCGGAGATCGGCCGCAAAGGCCAGGATCGTCTTTCACGCTGCCGCGTGTTGATCGGCGGGGTCGGGGGGTTGGGTTCGATCCTCGCCTATCAGATGGCGGCGTGCGGAGTCGGTTCGCTGCGGATCGTGGATCGCGACTGCGTGGAAATGAGCAACCTGAACCGGCAGTTGATCCACACGACGGCTGACATAGACAGGCCCAAGGTGCTCTCGGCTGAAGAGAAACTCCGGGCGCTCAATCCCCACTGCCGAATCGAAGCGGTCCAGGCGGAGATCCATGTCGGAAGCGCTGCCAGGTTTGCCGACGGCTGCGACCTCCTCTTGGACGGCACGGACAACCTCGCGGCCCGCAAGGCGTTGAACCGGGCCGCCGTGCAGGCGGGGATTCCTTTCATCTACGGCGGGGTGGAGGGCTTCGGCGGCATGCTATCGAGTTTCATTCCAGGAGAGGGACCCTGCCTCGAGTGTCTCTTTCCCATGGAAGACCGCCCGAGTGGACGAACGATCGGTGTGCTGGGAGCGGTCCCCGGGGTGATCGGCTCGCTCCAGAGCATCGAGGCGGTCAAGATCCTGCTGGGGCTCGACGGGATTTTGAAGGAAAGGCTTTTGATCTTCGACGGCAGGAATCTCTCGTTTCGGGAGATCAAGGTGAAGCGGAATCCGGCCTGCGCTGTGTGCGGAGGGTGTTCGAACCATTAG
- a CDS encoding DUF3786 domain-containing protein — translation MEKSDIFDEIYRTYLAGVSSIDLKEAQKRLGIEAAEGVIRIPFFGGVYRVSSEGITDPSGHRPRHLVSVILCQYLLLCPQEEPTDSEWVTYKDFKDAAPFVGGFRTNAENPIAALFAGRLPELEGAARSLTGRPVDIGIASDIALRFDALPKIPLLMLFNDRDEDFAAQCTLLFERRAESYLDMECLAMIGWALADGLNQIAKQ, via the coding sequence GTGGAAAAATCCGATATTTTTGACGAGATCTATCGCACCTACCTGGCCGGTGTCTCGTCCATCGATCTCAAAGAGGCCCAAAAGAGGCTTGGCATCGAAGCTGCGGAAGGCGTTATCCGCATTCCCTTTTTCGGAGGCGTTTACCGCGTCTCATCCGAAGGCATCACCGACCCCTCCGGTCATCGACCACGCCACCTCGTCAGCGTGATCCTCTGCCAATATCTCCTGCTTTGCCCACAGGAAGAACCGACGGATTCGGAATGGGTCACCTATAAGGATTTCAAGGATGCCGCCCCGTTTGTGGGTGGTTTCAGGACCAATGCCGAAAACCCGATCGCCGCCCTGTTCGCCGGCCGCCTCCCGGAGCTCGAAGGCGCAGCGAGAAGTCTCACCGGACGCCCTGTCGACATCGGAATAGCGAGCGATATCGCCCTGAGATTCGACGCACTCCCCAAGATCCCCCTCCTGATGCTTTTCAACGACCGTGACGAGGATTTCGCCGCTCAGTGCACGCTCCTCTTCGAAAGGCGGGCCGAAAGCTATCTCGACATGGAATGTCTTGCCATGATCGGCTGGGCGCTCGCAGACGGACTGAACCAAATCGCGAAGCAATGA
- the secG gene encoding preprotein translocase subunit SecG, whose product MKPIFIILHIAACIALIIIVLLQRGKGAGMGAAFGGSSQTVFGSTGATSFLHKVTTLVAILFMVTSLTLSFFFGKGTTSSIMEGVKSTNPPVTDQATPGGEAQPEAPAPPAENQ is encoded by the coding sequence ATGAAGCCCATTTTTATTATCCTGCATATCGCGGCGTGCATCGCCCTGATTATCATCGTCCTCCTTCAACGCGGCAAAGGGGCCGGGATGGGGGCGGCTTTCGGAGGATCGAGCCAGACCGTATTCGGAAGCACAGGGGCTACGTCTTTTCTGCACAAGGTCACTACGCTCGTCGCGATCCTCTTCATGGTGACGTCCCTGACTCTCTCCTTCTTCTTCGGGAAAGGGACTACCTCGTCCATCATGGAAGGGGTGAAGAGTACCAATCCTCCTGTGACAGACCAGGCGACACCCGGGGGGGAAGCGCAGCCGGAAGCCCCCGCGCCCCCGGCTGAAAACCAGTAG
- the tpiA gene encoding triose-phosphate isomerase produces the protein MIERRPMIAGNWKMYTDIFESVNLVKAVSAGLRGDEEADVLVAPPFTNLSVVKPFAENARILLGAQNMHWEGSGAFTGEVSGSMLRAAGCTHVILGHSERRHIFGESDADVNRKVEAAAKSGLIPILCIGETLEEREAGRTFEVIAGQLAGSLAAYTAERDLPAETIVAYEPVWAIGTGRTATPAQAQEVHRSIRRWLGERFGEKISEHTRILYGGSVKPDNISALMSEQDIDGALVGGASLKAESFLGIVQFRKKG, from the coding sequence ATGATTGAACGAAGGCCGATGATAGCCGGCAACTGGAAGATGTACACAGATATCTTCGAATCCGTCAATCTGGTCAAGGCGGTCAGCGCCGGGCTCCGTGGTGACGAGGAGGCCGATGTCCTGGTGGCGCCGCCGTTCACGAACTTGTCGGTCGTGAAGCCGTTTGCGGAGAATGCCCGAATCCTGCTCGGTGCCCAGAACATGCACTGGGAGGGGAGCGGTGCGTTTACAGGAGAGGTCTCAGGGTCGATGCTGCGGGCGGCCGGCTGTACGCACGTGATCCTTGGGCACTCGGAGCGCCGGCATATCTTCGGCGAAAGCGACGCAGATGTGAATCGGAAGGTCGAGGCGGCGGCAAAAAGCGGATTGATCCCGATCTTATGCATCGGTGAAACGCTCGAGGAGCGCGAAGCCGGGCGTACTTTCGAGGTCATTGCGGGCCAGCTGGCCGGTTCGCTCGCCGCTTATACGGCCGAAAGGGACCTGCCGGCGGAAACGATCGTCGCTTACGAACCCGTCTGGGCGATTGGAACGGGTCGCACCGCCACGCCGGCGCAGGCGCAGGAAGTCCATCGATCCATAAGGCGGTGGCTCGGAGAAAGGTTCGGCGAGAAGATTTCGGAGCACACGCGGATCCTTTACGGCGGCAGTGTCAAGCCGGACAACATCTCGGCCCTCATGAGCGAACAAGACATCGATGGCGCCCTGGTCGGCGGCGCGAGCCTGAAAGCGGAGAGCTTTCTCGGCATCGTCCAATTCAGGAAAAAGGGATGA